CTGGATCCCCAGCGAGTGCTCGAGGGCGGACAACGCCTGCGACAGAGCCGGTTGGGAGACTCCGAGCAGGGCCGCGGCATCGCCGAAGTGACGCAGGTCGGCCACCGCAACGAAGGCGCGCAACTGCGGCACCGTCGGCGTCGCCACCCCCGGGACCGGGTCCTGGTGAGCCAGCGTGTCAGCCCAGGACAACGTCGCCTCCTGCCCGGGTGGCTCGCTCGACGGCCACCCTTGATCATCGCCTTGTCTTATCTATCCTGACTGACTTCATGATTACACATATGAGTCGGCGACCGGCATGCTGCTGCTCGACCGTCCGACTGTTCACTGCCGCGCTCGTACTCTGAGGAGAGACCGTGCCCCTACTCACCATCGGCGACGCATTTCCGGAGTTCTCGCTCGAAGCCGTCATCCCCGGCGACCTGTCGGCCGTCGACGCCAAGAAGCCCGAGGACTACTTCACGACAGTGACGTCGGACGACGCCCCCGGCAAGTGGAAGGTCGTCTTCTTCTGGCCCAAGGACTTCACGTTCGTCTGCCCCACCGAGATCGCGGCGTTCGGCCGGCTCAACGGCGAGTTCGCCGACCGTGACGCGGTCGTGTACGGCGCCTCGGTCGACACCGCGTTCGTGCACTTCGCCTGGCGCACCAGCCACGACGACCTGAAGACCCTGCCGTTCCCGATGCTCAGCGACGTCAAGCGCGAGCTGACCAGCGCACTCGGCGTGCTCAACGCCGACGGCGTCGCCGACCGCGCGACGTTCCTGGTCGACCCCGACGGCATCGTGCAGTTCGTCATGGTCACCGCCGGCTCGGTCGGCCGCAACGTCGACGAGGTGCTGCGGGTGCTCGACGCCCTGCAGACCGACGAGTTGTGCGCGTGCAACTGGAAGAAGGGGCAGTCGACCATCGACGCCGGCAGCCTCATGAAGGCGGGCGTCTGACCGTGTCGCTGGAGACGCTGCGCGCGGGAATTCCCGACTGGGCCAAGGACACCCGGCTCAACCTCGGCTCGATCGTCGGTACGCCGGCGACGCTGTCCGAGCAGCAGCACTGGGGCGCGGTGCTCGCCTCTGCTGCGGCGGTTCGCTCGCCGCGAGTGCTGGTCGAACTGCTGGAGGAGGCACGCGGACACCTCTCGGAGGCGGCGGTGACCGCAGCCCTGTCGGCGGCCTCGATCATGGCGATGAACAACGTCTACTACCGGTCGCGACACCTGCTCGACGGCCGGTACGACGACCTGCCGGCGCGGTTGCGCATGCAGATCATCGGCTCCCCCGGCGTACCGAAGGTGGACTTCGAGCTGTGGGCGATCTCGGTGTCGGCCATCAACGGCTGCGGTAGCTGCCTGGAGTCTCACGAGCACGTCGTCCGCGAGGGCGGCCTCTCGCGCGAACAGGTGCACGACGCACTGCGCATCGCCGCGGTGGTCTCGGCGGCCGCTCAGGCCGTCGACACCGCCGCGGTCCTGCAGGCGGTCTAGCGTCCAGCGGCCCGGCGGCCGGCGTCCTGCGGGGCGTCGGCCGCCCGGCCGTTTCGCGCGTCGGTCATACCGGCGGGCCGGTCACGGCGTCGTCGGCCGGCGGCGATCGAGCAGAGTCGTCCAGGCCAGCGCGACCCGGTCGGGGTGCTCGATCTGGGCGACGTGCCCGGTGTCGGACAGCACGGTGATCCGGACGTCGCGGAAGTGCCGGCTCGCGCGGTGTGCCGCCCGCACATCGACCAGCTTGTCGGCCCGCCCGTACACCAGCAGGACCGGGCACGTGATGCGTTCGGCCAGCCGCCACGGCCGGTCCCGCCCGGCGTCGAGATACGTCGCGATCAGCCCGCGCAGCGAGCCCAGCAGCGCGTCGCCGGCGTACGGCAGGTCATCTCGGCGTTCCAGTTCCTCGACGGCCTCGGCGAACCGGCGAGGATTCACCCGGGTCGGGTCGCCGAAACACAGCTGCAGCGTGGCCCGGGTCCGCGCCGAGGCATCGACCCGGGCGTACCGCCGCAGGGCAGCCTCGCCGACGCCGGGGATGGACGCGATCGGCAGGTGGACGTTGGTGCGCTTGGGCCGTAGGTCCGGCAGCGCCGGCGAGACCAGCGTCAGGCTGGCGACCAGATCGGGCCGCCGGGCGGCGAGCTGGACCGCGACCGCCCCGCCCAGCGAATTGCCGAAGACGTGGACGGCTCGCCGGCCGAAGCGGTGCTCGATGAGGGCGGCCATCCCGCGGGCGTGCCCGGCCGGGCTGTAGTCGCCGTCACGCGGCGGCGGCGAGGCGCCGAAACCGCTGAGATCCGGTGCGACAGCGGCCAATCGATCCTGCAGCGCCGCCATAAGGTCCGTCCAGTTCAGCGACGATCCACCCAGTCCGTGGATCATCACCGCCGGCTCCGGCTGGGCCCCGGTCGAGCGCGCCTCGCGCACGAACAGGGTCCGGTCGGCCAACCGGACGTCTGCTCCCGGCCACGGGGGTGGCAACTCCACGGTGTCGTGCTGCCCACCGCTGATCGCCGGTACGCCGGTCATCCCGCGTCGTCGCCGGCGTCCGGCGGCGAGGCTGCGGCAGCCGCATCGGCCTCGGCGAGGTACCGGGCCACCTGCCGGTTCGTCGCCGCCAGCACCGCGCGGACGACCGCTTGCCTGACGTCCTGCCGGACGTCGCCGGCGCCGGTGAGCGGCTGGACGCCCAGTGGCGACGCCAGCACCAGCCGCACGACGGCGACCGGAGCAGACCCGACGACGGCGACGTCCACCTGGTCGACGTCGATGCGCACCCGGGGCTGCAGGGCCTGGCTGACGGCGCGGACCGTGGCCTCGGCGGCGGCTCGATTCACCCCGGCGGCGGTCGCAGGCCCCACCGCCTCGCCCACGAACTCGAGCTCGCCGCGTCGCAGCGTCACCGCGACCGCGACCCCGAGGTCGGCGGCCGCGACCCGCAACCGCCGAAGCTGCAGCCGATAGTCGGTGGCCGGTTCCTCGTCAGCCACGGCCGGGTGGTCTGCATCGGGCCGGCCCGCAGCGGGCAGCTCTGCGGCGGGGCGGTCGCCCGCAACAGGTTCCACGGGCAGCTGGTCCGCGGAACCCGCGATCCGCTCCGCAACCGGCTGGTCGGCCGCTGCGGGCACCTCGGGATCCGACGGCGCCTGCCGGGGACCGAGCCGGGACGGGTGTCGCGCTGCACCGGCCTGCCAGGGTTCGGCCGGCTGCTCGGGTTCCGCGACCCCAGGCCGGCGAACCCGCGCGATCAACGCCGGATCGAGCGCCTCGGCACTCGCCTGCGCCGCAGGCTCCGGTTCCGGCTCGACGTCGTCGTCCCACGGCGACGGCACGACCTGCAGGTGCGGCACGCCCCACGGCAGGCCCTGCAGGAAGGTGGCCAGCTCGACCGGGGCCGCAGGTTGAGCCGCCGGCGCGACCTCCGGCAGTTCGGTGTCCCCGACCGGAGTAACCGGCGGAGTGACCGCGGCGGCGGTCTCTCCGCCGGGAACAGCGGGAACACCGGGACCGACCGGAACACCTGGGGCAGGGGGCGCAGCGGGAGCATCAGGGGCGCCGGGCTCGACCCGACCCGACCCGACGCCGATGCCGAACCGCTCCCGCAGGAGCTGGTCGACGGCCGCCGCAACCGCGTGGTCGTCGGCGCCCGGCGCCAGCGAAACCCGCAGTGTCCCGGCGCCATCCGAGCCCGACTCGACTTCGGCCGACAGCACGCCGGGCACGTCGGCCAGCGCCCGTTGTACGGCGAGGCGGTCGACGGCTGTCATGTCCGCGAGGCTAGCCGCGCCGGGGCCGCCGGGGCGCGGGCTACGGCCCGTCCGGGCTACGCCGTACGGCGCCGTACGGCGCGCGCACCGGTCCGCACACGACAGCGGCGTACCGGATCCGCCCGGTCCCGTCACGCCGTCCACCCGGCAACTCACGCCGGTCCGACTCCGGGGATCGTCGCGCCGGTTACCGGCGAGTAGACTCCCGCGCCATGATCAGCGGACCGGCGGCGGCGAGTGCGCCGGCCGATGCCGGAGCCGAGTCCGGCCGCGCCGTACGGCTCCCCCGGCGCGAACGACGCGAACAGCTGCTCGCGGCCGCTCGCGAGGTCTTCGTCGCCCACGGCTACCACGCGGCGGCCATGGACGACATCGCCGTCCGCGCCGGAGTATCGAAACCCGTTCTCTACCAACATTTCCCGAGCAAGTTGGATCTCTACCTGGCGCTGCTGGACGCTGGCGCGGACGCCTTGGTCGCCGCGGTACGGGACGCGCTGGGATCCACGCAGGACAACAAGCTGCGGGTGCAGGCGACCGTGCTCGCCTATTACGCCTTCGTCGACGATCCCGCCGGTGCCTACCGGCTGGTGTTCGAAAGCGACCTCACCAACGACCCGGCGGTGCGGGGGCGACTGGAGATTCTCGACCGACAGTGCGCCGACCTGGTCAGTGCGGTGATCGCCGCTGACACCGGGCTGTCGGCGGCTCAGGCGCGACTGCTCGCCTCGGGCCTGCTCGGGATGGCGCAGGTCAGCGCGCGGCGATGGCTTCGTGACCGCGACACCGTCCCGCTCGAGGACGCTGCGGCACTCGTGGATCTGCTGGCCTGGCGCGGCATCGGCGGCTTCCCGCTGTCGCATCCGTCGGGCTGAGGGCGTTCGCGTTCGGCGTACGTCC
Above is a genomic segment from Actinomycetota bacterium containing:
- a CDS encoding alpha/beta fold hydrolase, encoding MTGVPAISGGQHDTVELPPPWPGADVRLADRTLFVREARSTGAQPEPAVMIHGLGGSSLNWTDLMAALQDRLAAVAPDLSGFGASPPPRDGDYSPAGHARGMAALIEHRFGRRAVHVFGNSLGGAVAVQLAARRPDLVASLTLVSPALPDLRPKRTNVHLPIASIPGVGEAALRRYARVDASARTRATLQLCFGDPTRVNPRRFAEAVEELERRDDLPYAGDALLGSLRGLIATYLDAGRDRPWRLAERITCPVLLVYGRADKLVDVRAAHRASRHFRDVRITVLSDTGHVAQIEHPDRVALAWTTLLDRRRPTTP
- a CDS encoding TetR/AcrR family transcriptional regulator, with protein sequence MISGPAAASAPADAGAESGRAVRLPRRERREQLLAAAREVFVAHGYHAAAMDDIAVRAGVSKPVLYQHFPSKLDLYLALLDAGADALVAAVRDALGSTQDNKLRVQATVLAYYAFVDDPAGAYRLVFESDLTNDPAVRGRLEILDRQCADLVSAVIAADTGLSAAQARLLASGLLGMAQVSARRWLRDRDTVPLEDAAALVDLLAWRGIGGFPLSHPSG
- a CDS encoding alkyl hydroperoxide reductase, coding for MSLETLRAGIPDWAKDTRLNLGSIVGTPATLSEQQHWGAVLASAAAVRSPRVLVELLEEARGHLSEAAVTAALSAASIMAMNNVYYRSRHLLDGRYDDLPARLRMQIIGSPGVPKVDFELWAISVSAINGCGSCLESHEHVVREGGLSREQVHDALRIAAVVSAAAQAVDTAAVLQAV
- a CDS encoding peroxiredoxin, with product MPLLTIGDAFPEFSLEAVIPGDLSAVDAKKPEDYFTTVTSDDAPGKWKVVFFWPKDFTFVCPTEIAAFGRLNGEFADRDAVVYGASVDTAFVHFAWRTSHDDLKTLPFPMLSDVKRELTSALGVLNADGVADRATFLVDPDGIVQFVMVTAGSVGRNVDEVLRVLDALQTDELCACNWKKGQSTIDAGSLMKAGV